The Osmerus eperlanus chromosome 7, fOsmEpe2.1, whole genome shotgun sequence genome includes a region encoding these proteins:
- the LOC134023196 gene encoding beta-Ala-His dipeptidase-like isoform X2 translates to MWGQIDRLLNMTAERIREMGGSVELADVGTHQLPSGQIVPLPPVVLAEFVRDPEKATLCIYGHVDVQPARREDGWNTDPFTLTEISGNLYGRGTTDNKGPVLAWLHAIEAYKAIKQEVPVNVKLIIEGMEEVGSHGLLELTRRKKDSFFSDVDFIVISDNVWTSNTPALTYGTRGSSYFLVEVDGPKQDLHSGVFGGSIHEPMSDLISLLGSLMDHTGKILVPGVTDAVAPLTDVERKLYENINFSLEELKNTAGVQHFLQGTKEEVLMARWRYPSLSIHGIQGAFSEPGIKTVIPRRVTGKFSIRHVPNMVPSDVERKVKEHLEQVFASRKSPSILRVIATVGAKPWVADLKDPQYVAGQKAIRDVFGVEPELVREGSTIPIAQNFQEETGKSVMMLPIGAHDDGEHSQNEKISRFNYIEGTKLFVAYIHELSQLKGQS, encoded by the exons ATGTGGGGACAGATTGATCGGCTGCTGAACATGACAGCAGAGAGgatcagagagatggggggcagCGTGGAGCTGGCAGATGTAGGAACGCATCAG CTTCCCAGTGGCCAGATAGTCCCCTTGCCTCCTGTTGTGCTGGCTGAGTTTGTGAGAGACCCGGAGAAGGCCACACTCTGCATCTACGGCCACGTGGACGTGCAACCAGCCAGGAGGGAGGACGGCTGGAACACTGACCCATTCACCCTGACTGAGATCAGTG GCAACCTGTATGGCAGAGGGACCACAGACAACAAGGGCCCAGTCTTGGCCTGGCTTCATGCTATAGAAGCCTACAAAGCCATAAAACAG GAGGTTCCCGTGAACGTCAAGCTCATCATCGAGGGCATGGAGGAGGTGGGCTCCCACGGGCTTCTGGAGCTCACCAGGAGGAAGAAGGACAGCTTCTTCTCAGACGTGGACTTCATCGTCATCTCCGACAACGTGTGGACCTCAAACACTCCGGCCCTGACCTATGGAACCAGGGGAAGCAGCTACTTTTTAGTGGAG gTAGATGGCCCCAAACAAGACCTTCACTCTGGAGTGTTTGGAGGTTCAATCCATGAGCCCATGTCTGATCTGATCTCCCTCCTGG GAAGTTTGATGGACCACACGGGAAAGATCCTTGTTCCAGGGGTTACTGATGCCGTAGCGCCCCTCACTGATGTGGAGAGAAAGCTTTATGAAAACATCAACTTCAGCTTggaggagctgaaaaacacagCTGGAGTCCAACACTTCCTGCAAGGCACAAAA GAGGAGGTACTAATGGCCCGATGGCGCTACCCGTCTCTGTCCATCCACGGGATCCAAGGAGCATTCTCCGAACCCGGCATCAAGACCGTCATACCCCGGCGGGTCACCGGCAAGTTCTCCATCCGCCACGTACCCAACATGGTGCCCTCAGACGTGGAGAGGAAG GTGAAGGAGCACCTGGAGCAGGTGTTTGCCAGTCGGAAGAGTCCCAGCATTCTGAGGGTCATCGCCACTGTAGGGGCCAAACCGTGGGTGGCTGACCTCAAGGATCCTCAGTACGTGGCTGGACAGAAGGCCATTCGAGACG TGTTTGGAgtggagccggagctggtgagAGAAGGGTCTACCATTCCCATTGCGCAGAACTTCCAGGAGGAGACTGGGAAGAGTGTGATGATGCTGCCCATCGGCGCCCACGACGACGGAGAACACTCTCAGAATGAGAAGATCAGCCG GTTCAACTACATTGAAGGGACCAAGCTGTTTGTGGCCTATATTCATGAGCTCTCACAGCTTAAAGGGCAAAGTTAA
- the LOC134023196 gene encoding beta-Ala-His dipeptidase-like isoform X1: MLKPLFQYIDQNQNHFVQRLGDWVAIQSDSGDPAMWGQIDRLLNMTAERIREMGGSVELADVGTHQLPSGQIVPLPPVVLAEFVRDPEKATLCIYGHVDVQPARREDGWNTDPFTLTEISGNLYGRGTTDNKGPVLAWLHAIEAYKAIKQEVPVNVKLIIEGMEEVGSHGLLELTRRKKDSFFSDVDFIVISDNVWTSNTPALTYGTRGSSYFLVEVDGPKQDLHSGVFGGSIHEPMSDLISLLGSLMDHTGKILVPGVTDAVAPLTDVERKLYENINFSLEELKNTAGVQHFLQGTKEEVLMARWRYPSLSIHGIQGAFSEPGIKTVIPRRVTGKFSIRHVPNMVPSDVERKVKEHLEQVFASRKSPSILRVIATVGAKPWVADLKDPQYVAGQKAIRDVFGVEPELVREGSTIPIAQNFQEETGKSVMMLPIGAHDDGEHSQNEKISRFNYIEGTKLFVAYIHELSQLKGQS; the protein is encoded by the exons ATGTTGAAGCCTCTGTTCCAGTACATTGATCAGAACCAAAACCATTTTGTCCAG aggctgggggactgggtgGCCATCCAGAGTGACTCAGGTGACCCGGCCATGTGGGGACAGATTGATCGGCTGCTGAACATGACAGCAGAGAGgatcagagagatggggggcagCGTGGAGCTGGCAGATGTAGGAACGCATCAG CTTCCCAGTGGCCAGATAGTCCCCTTGCCTCCTGTTGTGCTGGCTGAGTTTGTGAGAGACCCGGAGAAGGCCACACTCTGCATCTACGGCCACGTGGACGTGCAACCAGCCAGGAGGGAGGACGGCTGGAACACTGACCCATTCACCCTGACTGAGATCAGTG GCAACCTGTATGGCAGAGGGACCACAGACAACAAGGGCCCAGTCTTGGCCTGGCTTCATGCTATAGAAGCCTACAAAGCCATAAAACAG GAGGTTCCCGTGAACGTCAAGCTCATCATCGAGGGCATGGAGGAGGTGGGCTCCCACGGGCTTCTGGAGCTCACCAGGAGGAAGAAGGACAGCTTCTTCTCAGACGTGGACTTCATCGTCATCTCCGACAACGTGTGGACCTCAAACACTCCGGCCCTGACCTATGGAACCAGGGGAAGCAGCTACTTTTTAGTGGAG gTAGATGGCCCCAAACAAGACCTTCACTCTGGAGTGTTTGGAGGTTCAATCCATGAGCCCATGTCTGATCTGATCTCCCTCCTGG GAAGTTTGATGGACCACACGGGAAAGATCCTTGTTCCAGGGGTTACTGATGCCGTAGCGCCCCTCACTGATGTGGAGAGAAAGCTTTATGAAAACATCAACTTCAGCTTggaggagctgaaaaacacagCTGGAGTCCAACACTTCCTGCAAGGCACAAAA GAGGAGGTACTAATGGCCCGATGGCGCTACCCGTCTCTGTCCATCCACGGGATCCAAGGAGCATTCTCCGAACCCGGCATCAAGACCGTCATACCCCGGCGGGTCACCGGCAAGTTCTCCATCCGCCACGTACCCAACATGGTGCCCTCAGACGTGGAGAGGAAG GTGAAGGAGCACCTGGAGCAGGTGTTTGCCAGTCGGAAGAGTCCCAGCATTCTGAGGGTCATCGCCACTGTAGGGGCCAAACCGTGGGTGGCTGACCTCAAGGATCCTCAGTACGTGGCTGGACAGAAGGCCATTCGAGACG TGTTTGGAgtggagccggagctggtgagAGAAGGGTCTACCATTCCCATTGCGCAGAACTTCCAGGAGGAGACTGGGAAGAGTGTGATGATGCTGCCCATCGGCGCCCACGACGACGGAGAACACTCTCAGAATGAGAAGATCAGCCG GTTCAACTACATTGAAGGGACCAAGCTGTTTGTGGCCTATATTCATGAGCTCTCACAGCTTAAAGGGCAAAGTTAA
- the tcaim gene encoding T-cell activation inhibitor, mitochondrial, with protein MSVTSLLRSAMRVGNKRVRAHLIQHRALSGADAINALRPFYFAVHPDFFGQHPKEREVNENSLKRLNGYLESLQKPGGSSVHPTKLTFYVRETKENNSVQNDILATGFRSVSFTLQTRDVLSTVIDVLQSCSLSVEHMKALQANTESSRKSARKLAAQTGSPFYRPIKWDKTYYSFTGFRDPEQELEQAKAVEPNLSLWLRTNEKEASRKQRDSLPRRVELERLKKELCQQFAIEDIRWQRTWGVSHRCCQLQSLSRLSQQNPEAVLNLRGHTIVFTDQSGMNALGHVMLGSMDVHHQWAKLFERLPSYRSLKQQADWLKERISLLLGGIQVVHVERLGPLLAIEEHYSTLNAFHKRLLPRRLALHPRSLQGLAMTLESGRSSPSLHELGHFIIPATCEPVLLQNFLQNQAREARRRIKLKNQLQAEEDQAMQGCLKTLALLSLSKEPGITSSQMIPCCHRLLELRSPLLQDLRLCISHFYSVMQDGDLCIPWDWKG; from the exons ATGTCTGTGACCTCACTCCTGCGCAGTGCTATGAG AGTGGGAAACAAACGCGTCAGAGCACACCTCATCCAGCACAGGGCCCTCTCGGGGGCGGACGCCATCAATGCCCTCCGGCCATTCTACTTCGCGGTGCACCCAGACTTCTTCGGACAGCACCCCAAGGAAAGG GAAGTGAACGAGAATTCCCTGAAGAGGCTCAATGGCTACCTGGAGAGCCTTCAGAAACCTGGAGGGAGCTCGGTTCACCCCACCAAGCTGACATTCTACGTGAGGGAGACTAAGGAGAACAACAGTGTTCAGAATGACATCCTTGCCACCG GGTTCCGTTCAGTGAGCTTTACTCTGCAGACCAGAGATGTACTGAGCACAGTGATTGATGTCCTCCAGTCTTGCAGTCTGTCTGTAGAACACATGAAAGCCCTGCAGGCCAACACAGAGTCATCCAGGAAGTCAGCCAGGAAATtagctgcacagacaggaagtccctTCTACAG ACCCATCAAGTGGGACAAGACCTACTACTCCTTCACTGGCTTCAGAGACccagagcaggagctggagcaggcCAAGGCTGTGGAGCCCAACCTCAG TCTGTGGCTGAGGACCAACGAGAAGGAGGCcagcaggaagcagagagacagcctcCCCCGCAGGGTCGAGCTGGAGAGGCTGAAGAAGGAGCTGTGTCAGCAGTTTGCCATCGAAGACATCAG gtggcagCGCACCTGGGGAGTCTCACACCGATGCTGCCAGCTGCAGAGTCTGAGCCGTCTGTCCCAGCAGAACCCAGAGGCTGTGCTCAACCTGCgag GACACACCATTGTATTTACTGACCAATCAGGAATGAATGCCTTGGGTCATGTGATGCTGGGATCCATGGATGTCCATCACCAGTGGGCCAAG CTGTTCGAGCGTCTCCCTAGCTACCGTTCcctgaagcagcaggctgatTGGCTGAAGGAGCGGATCAGCCTGCTGCTGGGGGGCATCCAGGTGGTCCACGTAGAGCGCCTGGGCCCCCTGCTGGCCATCGAGGAGCACTACAGCACCCTCAACGCCTTCCACAAGAGGCTGCTGCCTCGGAGGCTGGCCCTGCACCCACGCAGCCTGCAGGGGCTGGCCATGACCCTGGAGAG tggtcgTTCCAGCCCTAGTCTTCATGAGCTGGGCCACTTCATCATCCCGGCGACGTGTGAACCAGTCCTGCTGCAGAATTTCCTCCAGAATCAGGCCAGAGAGGCTCGGCGGAGAATCAAACTCAAAAACCA GCTGCAGGCGGAGGAGGACCAGGCGATGCAGGGCTGCCTCAAGACCCTGGCCCTCCTCAGCCTGTCCAAGGAGCCGGGCATCACCTCCAGCCAGATGATCCCCTGCTGCCACAGGCTCCTGGAActccgctcccccctcctccaggacctCCGCCTCTGCATCTCCCACTTCTACTCCGTCATGCAGGACGGAGACCTTTGCATCCCCTGGGACTGGAAGGGCTGA